The Patescibacteria group bacterium genomic interval AATTGCGTACGAAATAGAAAGGCAGACAAAAGTCGTAGAAAAAGGGGAGAAGGTGATACAGGAAACTCGCGGATGGGATGAAAATAAGCAAAGTACGTATACTCAACGCATCAAAGAAGAGTCTCATGACTATAGATACTTTCCAGATCCTGATTTACTTAAGTTAAAAGTGTCAGAAATATTCTCGTTTATACAAAAAACAAAGGAATTACATGACATCAACCGAGATATTACAAAACTTCCCGAAATGCCTTGGGAGAAGCGATACCGATATAAGAAAGATTTTGGTATAAAAGATGAGGATATAGAAGTACTGATTCAGAATATGAAACTAAACTCCCTCTTTAACGATGTCGCGTTAATTTTGAAAAATGATAGGAATCTTGTATTTTTGGCAACAAATTACATTACTTCAGACATCGTAGGCCTTATGGGGGGAGAACATTCAACTGGAGGGATGATTGATAATATTTCACCAGAGAATTTAGCCGATTTAATGAAAATGTTTTCAAAAGGAGAGGTTTCTTCACGAGGTGTAAAGAATATCCTGCTTTCCATGTTTAAAACTGGGGATAGTCCGAAAGAGATAGCGCAAAAAGCTGGATTATTTCAAAAAAGTGATGAAATAGAGCTAAAAGCACTGGTTGATAAAATTATTACTGGAAATGAAAAAGCAGTTCAAGAATACCAGAAAGGAAAGGAATCAGCTCTACAATTCTTAATCGGAGAAGGAATGAAAGAATCTAAGGGTTCTGCTAATCCAAAGGTTCTACACGACCTTTTCAAAGCTATTCTCAGCTAGAAAAGCAGGTATTAGAATAGATTTTAATAAAAATGGAAGAACTAATCTTTGGAGGAAAAAAATTTGTTTCGGCTAGACGAGCATCAAGAATTACCGGTTATACAAAAGATTACATCGGGCAGCTTTCTCGTGCCGACAAGATTGAAGCAAGGTTGGTTGGCAGAAACTGGTATATCGAGGAAGAATCTCTACTTACACACAGAAAACAAACGAAAGGCGGTTTAGAGAGCATACAGAGGATTAACGAGGTCAATAATGAGGTAAAAGACAAAACATTGTTAAATAAACCAAAAAAATCTGTAATTCAACCGTTTGAGATGATTTACCATGGTTCTGAAGATGACAAGCCGCTCAATCCAGAACCTAAAAAACCGGAATTGCAGCATAATGATCAAAAAAACATTGATAATTATGAACAAGAGAGTCAAATTTCAATAAAAAAAGAATATTCTGAACAAACCAAGCAAGTTTCCTTACCACCACAACATATTAAAATGGGGACACCGAAAAGTGACATAGAACCAAACACGGCAGACGACTATGCTCAAATTCAAGGAGGTTTTGCAAAAAGTTTTGCTGGTGTGATGCTTATATTGTTAGGAATTTTAACAGTAGTGGGAACTTTCACGATAGAACAAGTGTTGTTTTATGACGCAGTCTTATATTCTGGAGAGACCAGCATTTCGTACCGTTCACAAGTGGTAAATGTGCTGGGTTGGTTTCGGTAAAATATCTAAGATTTTTCAAAATATTGAACAAACTATGCCGTCTCTACTAAATGAGACGGCATTTTTGTTATTTTATTTTCCCAAAGACTATATTTCCCAATTACTGTAGCTTCTAATGTGTTTTATATGTTTTGCGACACTAAAATTAATGGTTTTTATGTCATTTAATTTTAGAAAATTTTTTATATAAATTACGCATTAATACAATCATTACATTTTACAATTGTACGGAAAATAAAGTTATTTCGTCTGAACGACCTTAATTAGTTTTCCACACAAAAATGTGGAAAACTAGTGAAAATATAGTGGATAAGGTTGTAAAATATAGTTATGTCGGATATAGACATAAAAGACGAACTTTATTTCGATAATAGGAAGTATCTTTCATCCAAATACGCTGGAAAAATTTCGGGCTACACGAACGATTATGTGGCTCGTCTTTGTCGTACCGGAAAAATGAAAGGAAGGATGGTTGGAAGGACATGGTATGTCGAAAAAGATTCTCTTGCAAACTTTTCAATCAAAAATAATCAGCAAAAAATAAAACGGAGTAAGGAACTTTCAAATGAAAGAAGAAA includes:
- a CDS encoding Asp-tRNA(Asn)/Glu-tRNA(Gln) amidotransferase subunit GatB; its protein translation is KGEMRVEANISVSDSEKMGTKVEIKNLNSFKAVERAIAYEIERQTKVVEKGEKVIQETRGWDENKQSTYTQRIKEESHDYRYFPDPDLLKLKVSEIFSFIQKTKELHDINRDITKLPEMPWEKRYRYKKDFGIKDEDIEVLIQNMKLNSLFNDVALILKNDRNLVFLATNYITSDIVGLMGGEHSTGGMIDNISPENLADLMKMFSKGEVSSRGVKNILLSMFKTGDSPKEIAQKAGLFQKSDEIELKALVDKIITGNEKAVQEYQKGKESALQFLIGEGMKESKGSANPKVLHDLFKAILS